One genomic segment of Chitinibacter sp. FCG-7 includes these proteins:
- a CDS encoding Fic family protein has product MYTDPNSMMPLLPSSSAKGLRELEDKAAELVRRADRQEIPRGLRAVLAEALRPMNSYYTNKIEGQHTLLIQQALQEDFSDRPDEARKQRAAVACMRAEQEIEARVSGFEHLGEIPDYFNAAFIQAAHRAMYQHLPIEDRMAHGKKADGSDWSEEVQPGVFRHHDVQVGQHIPPSHLHLDKFIVKLWEGYRFEQRAPRALIAIFAAHHRLAWLHPFGDGNGRAVRLHSHAGLFALGLTRGVWSPMRGLARQQERYYQTLALADHPREGDLDGRGNLSERHLIGFIDFMLDVCLDQVEFMARMLDLQGLEERIHKMLLAESISAETPSLMKLNSLTALKYLLNVGPTSKPEFRQLLGGDSERTQDRVIKDLRTLGVITSEGLQAPFKLNVPIHLFRYLFPGLWVEAEGTQHP; this is encoded by the coding sequence ATGTACACCGATCCAAACTCGATGATGCCGCTATTACCTAGTTCGAGCGCAAAAGGCTTGCGAGAACTGGAAGATAAGGCCGCCGAACTGGTACGCCGAGCAGACCGACAGGAAATACCTCGTGGCCTGCGAGCAGTGCTGGCCGAAGCATTGCGTCCAATGAACTCCTACTACACCAATAAGATCGAAGGGCAGCACACCCTACTCATTCAACAGGCGCTGCAGGAGGATTTTTCTGATAGGCCGGATGAGGCACGCAAACAGCGTGCCGCTGTGGCATGTATGCGGGCCGAGCAAGAAATCGAAGCTCGCGTCTCGGGGTTCGAACATTTGGGAGAAATTCCCGATTACTTCAATGCTGCTTTTATTCAGGCTGCGCACAGAGCCATGTACCAACATTTGCCCATTGAAGATCGAATGGCACACGGCAAAAAGGCAGATGGCTCGGACTGGAGCGAGGAAGTCCAGCCAGGTGTCTTCCGCCATCACGATGTTCAGGTCGGTCAGCACATTCCTCCAAGTCACCTGCACTTGGACAAATTCATTGTGAAACTATGGGAGGGTTATCGCTTCGAACAACGTGCGCCGCGTGCGCTGATCGCCATCTTTGCCGCCCATCATCGGCTAGCGTGGCTTCATCCGTTCGGCGATGGCAATGGCCGTGCTGTGCGCCTGCATTCGCACGCCGGATTGTTTGCTTTGGGTCTAACCAGAGGAGTCTGGTCACCCATGCGTGGATTGGCTCGCCAGCAAGAACGTTACTACCAGACACTGGCGCTGGCAGATCATCCGCGTGAGGGAGATTTGGATGGCCGGGGTAATTTATCCGAGAGGCATTTAATCGGCTTCATCGACTTCATGCTTGATGTTTGTCTGGATCAGGTGGAATTCATGGCGAGGATGCTGGATTTGCAAGGACTGGAGGAGCGCATCCACAAAATGCTGCTGGCCGAATCGATCTCCGCAGAGACGCCTTCCCTGATGAAGCTCAACAGCCTGACTGCACTCAAATACCTACTGAACGTCGGGCCAACATCTAAACCAGAGTTTCGCCAATTGCTTGGTGGGGACTCTGAGCGAACACAAGATCGTGTCATCAAAGACCTACGTACACTAGGCGTCATTACGTCGGAAGGACTGCAAGCGCCGTTTAAGCTCAATGTACCGATTCACTTGTTTCGTTACCTGTTTCCGGGCTTATGGGTCGAAGCTGAGGGTACTCAACATCCCTAA
- a CDS encoding ATP-binding protein codes for MKLEKIQFGEKPFRKLRNITIEIAPRITVIAGHNGIGKSTILGLIANCSGLSRGEKSLFGTTYQSNFQEAFYLDYFADYDKYIQETTSTPKKNIPKVTLEYSNDDGSKLQKSCSVSLQKKTISTMQYKSHMIKVPKESKIREKNTQECAMETVALFHESIATPTKKENNHQIDVWRLRIIPRTLAKSPSTDIDNEPSDEFYLSELSTTKTNSSESGKIPIPTLYLGMSRMAPIGEFEDDQIEKRKAIKFNEQDKDFIHESFNHVLSFNKGAEDHLVLHSFAKSRKKSYLPTFDNHDTFAISLGQDSLSSIITALASFNQLKREQSENYKGGILVIDEVDAGFHPRAQEKLIDLLSKKARELNLQVVITTHSLTVIKKILSENDRPGNKVNNVIYLQDTRFPRAMENPTYTKIKYDMLGLVSPSTDKNIIKIYLEDDEAKFFLERLLSSKSISNHEASFGTDIELIPLSVGSNILMNLCAGDSYFKQVVIIPDNDVSTEQKNRKLIEDNKNICPLPGNDAFNENTPPQERTPEAIIYNYLKSKTDFNLSENAAFWYNINKDYTTDYVIDRVLTIDLSTTNDKKHREIMKAWFNHNRDFIGQARIVESWCSENSTSTDTFISELTTAIDTATRCSVKR; via the coding sequence ATGAAACTAGAAAAAATTCAATTCGGAGAAAAGCCATTCAGAAAATTGAGAAACATAACAATTGAGATCGCCCCAAGGATAACGGTCATTGCTGGACACAATGGAATTGGAAAATCTACGATACTAGGACTAATAGCTAACTGTTCAGGACTTTCTCGAGGAGAAAAAAGTCTATTTGGAACTACTTACCAATCAAACTTCCAAGAAGCATTTTATCTAGATTATTTTGCAGATTACGATAAATACATTCAAGAAACCACAAGCACTCCGAAAAAAAACATCCCTAAGGTGACATTAGAGTATTCAAATGATGATGGTAGCAAATTACAAAAATCCTGCTCAGTAAGCTTGCAAAAGAAAACAATTTCAACCATGCAATACAAATCGCACATGATAAAGGTTCCCAAAGAAAGCAAGATAAGGGAGAAAAACACTCAAGAGTGTGCGATGGAGACAGTGGCCCTTTTCCACGAAAGTATAGCCACCCCAACAAAAAAAGAAAATAACCACCAAATAGATGTTTGGCGTTTGCGAATAATCCCAAGAACTCTTGCAAAATCGCCTTCAACAGACATCGACAATGAGCCAAGTGATGAATTTTATCTATCAGAACTTAGTACAACAAAAACAAATAGCTCAGAATCAGGAAAAATTCCAATTCCTACACTATATCTAGGAATGAGCAGAATGGCTCCAATTGGAGAATTTGAAGACGATCAAATAGAGAAGAGAAAAGCAATAAAATTCAATGAGCAAGATAAAGACTTCATTCATGAATCTTTTAATCATGTCCTCAGTTTCAACAAAGGAGCTGAAGACCACTTGGTACTTCACTCTTTTGCAAAATCGAGAAAGAAGTCATATCTCCCAACATTTGACAATCATGATACATTTGCTATTTCTCTTGGACAAGACTCATTAAGCTCAATCATCACTGCTCTCGCCTCCTTTAATCAATTAAAAAGAGAACAAAGTGAAAATTACAAGGGCGGAATTTTAGTAATTGACGAAGTTGATGCAGGATTTCACCCTCGGGCACAAGAAAAATTAATAGACCTTTTATCAAAAAAAGCAAGGGAACTTAACTTGCAAGTAGTAATAACAACGCATTCATTAACGGTAATTAAAAAAATTCTAAGTGAAAATGATCGACCTGGAAATAAGGTCAACAATGTTATCTACCTACAAGACACCAGATTTCCAAGGGCGATGGAAAATCCAACCTATACAAAAATAAAATATGACATGCTTGGACTTGTAAGTCCGTCAACCGACAAAAATATCATAAAGATTTACTTGGAGGATGACGAGGCCAAATTTTTTCTTGAGCGACTTCTCTCCTCAAAGTCAATATCAAACCACGAAGCTAGTTTTGGAACAGACATTGAATTAATCCCACTATCAGTTGGATCAAATATATTAATGAACCTCTGCGCTGGGGACAGTTATTTTAAGCAAGTTGTAATTATTCCAGACAATGATGTTTCTACAGAACAGAAAAACCGTAAACTTATTGAAGACAATAAGAACATTTGCCCACTACCTGGAAATGACGCTTTTAATGAGAACACGCCACCACAGGAAAGAACGCCGGAGGCAATCATTTATAACTATCTAAAAAGCAAAACCGACTTCAATCTATCTGAAAATGCTGCTTTCTGGTATAATATCAATAAGGATTACACAACCGATTACGTCATAGATCGGGTGCTAACCATTGATCTAAGCACTACAAATGATAAAAAACATCGTGAAATAATGAAGGCTTGGTTTAACCATAACAGAGATTTTATAGGTCAAGCACGCATAGTAGAATCTTGGTGCAGCGAGAACTCAACCTCAACCGACACCTTTATATCAGAACTTACGACAGCAATTGATACAGCAACTCGATGCTCAGTTAAACGCTAA